Proteins encoded together in one Papaver somniferum cultivar HN1 unplaced genomic scaffold, ASM357369v1 unplaced-scaffold_21, whole genome shotgun sequence window:
- the LOC113340055 gene encoding eukaryotic translation initiation factor-like isoform X1 has translation MADSTSVSKVRLGPVPPPGLMKAEVPWMSTVRNGNLPYEERVLRKVRSILNKLTVEKYYILRTQLIDSGITTPSILQGVTSLIFSKAVMEPTFCPLYAFLCSELSVYLPSFPPDEPQGKQITFMRILLDICQATYESANLKAGETRQQIMTGASDEDLEYGCREKRRSLGNIRFICELSKQRRAVLTIVRLILKHLVEQDDVEVNVEAVCLLLNTVGKQLDESSSKSRVTNDVYFDRLKDLLTIHPQLETRLKFMICDILDLRANNWVNPRHPNQVQDKAINELIRPLEVQKKLGRIRFAERTTDWKKSIFTEISPR, from the exons ATGGCAGACAGTACTTCTGTTTCAAAG GTACGTCTTGGACCTGTTCCTCCTCCTGGTCTCATGAAGGCTGAGGTTCCGTGGATGTCCACTGTGAGGAACGGAAACCTGCCATACGAAGAACGTGTATTGAGGAAAGTTAGAAGTATATTGAACAAGCTGACAGTTGAGAAATACTATATTCTGAGAACCCAACTTATTGATTCAGGGATCACTACGCCGTCTATCTTACAAGGGGTTACGTCTCTGATATTCAGCAAGGCTGTGATGGAGCCAACATTTTGTCCACTGTACGCTTTTCTGTGTTCTGAACTTTCTGTTTATCTCCCATCATTTCCTCCAGATGAGCCGCAAGGAAAACAAATCACTTTCATGCGTATCCTCTTAGATATTTGCCAGGCAACTTATGAATCAGCAAATTTGAAGGCAGGAGAGACCAGGCAACAGATTATGACTGGCGCCTCTGATGAAGATTTGGAGTATGGCTGCAGAGAGAAAAGGCGAAGTCTTGGAAATATACGATTCATTTGTGAGCTGTCGAAGCAGAGAAGAGCGGTTCTGACGATTGTTCGTCTCATTCTTAAGCATTTGGTGGAACAAGATGATGTTGAGGTGAATGTCGAGGCAGTATGTTTATTACTGAACACAGTTGGTAAGCAGTTGGATGAGTCCTCCAGCAAGTCACGTGTTACTAATGATGTTTATTTTGATCGTCTGAAGGACCTGCTGACAATACATCCTCAACTGGAAACACGGCTTAAGTTCATGATTTGTGATATTCTGGATCTTCGAGCTAACAATTGGGTCAACCCAAGGCACCCAAATCAGGTGCAAGACAAGGCCATCAATGAATTAATCCGTCCTTTGGAGGTACAAAAGAAACTCGGCCGCATCCGCTTTGCAGAAAGGACTACAGACTGGAAGAAATCTATATTCACGGAGATTTCACCTCGTTAA
- the LOC113340055 gene encoding eukaryotic translation initiation factor-like isoform X2: MADSTSVSKVRLGPVPPPGLMKAEVPWMSTVRNGNLPYEERVLRKVRSILNKLTVEKYYILRTQLIDSGITTPSILQGVTSLIFSKAVMEPTFCPLYAFLCSELSVYLPSFPPDEPQGKQITFMRILLDICQATYESANLKAGETRQQIMTGASDEDLEYGCREKRRSLGNIRFICELSKQRRAVLTIVRLILKHLVEQDDVEDLLTIHPQLETRLKFMICDILDLRANNWVNPRHPNQVQDKAINELIRPLEVQKKLGRIRFAERTTDWKKSIFTEISPR, translated from the exons ATGGCAGACAGTACTTCTGTTTCAAAG GTACGTCTTGGACCTGTTCCTCCTCCTGGTCTCATGAAGGCTGAGGTTCCGTGGATGTCCACTGTGAGGAACGGAAACCTGCCATACGAAGAACGTGTATTGAGGAAAGTTAGAAGTATATTGAACAAGCTGACAGTTGAGAAATACTATATTCTGAGAACCCAACTTATTGATTCAGGGATCACTACGCCGTCTATCTTACAAGGGGTTACGTCTCTGATATTCAGCAAGGCTGTGATGGAGCCAACATTTTGTCCACTGTACGCTTTTCTGTGTTCTGAACTTTCTGTTTATCTCCCATCATTTCCTCCAGATGAGCCGCAAGGAAAACAAATCACTTTCATGCGTATCCTCTTAGATATTTGCCAGGCAACTTATGAATCAGCAAATTTGAAGGCAGGAGAGACCAGGCAACAGATTATGACTGGCGCCTCTGATGAAGATTTGGAGTATGGCTGCAGAGAGAAAAGGCGAAGTCTTGGAAATATACGATTCATTTGTGAGCTGTCGAAGCAGAGAAGAGCGGTTCTGACGATTGTTCGTCTCATTCTTAAGCATTTGGTGGAACAAGATGATGTTGAG GACCTGCTGACAATACATCCTCAACTGGAAACACGGCTTAAGTTCATGATTTGTGATATTCTGGATCTTCGAGCTAACAATTGGGTCAACCCAAGGCACCCAAATCAGGTGCAAGACAAGGCCATCAATGAATTAATCCGTCCTTTGGAGGTACAAAAGAAACTCGGCCGCATCCGCTTTGCAGAAAGGACTACAGACTGGAAGAAATCTATATTCACGGAGATTTCACCTCGTTAA